The Anabas testudineus chromosome 11, fAnaTes1.2, whole genome shotgun sequence genome has a segment encoding these proteins:
- the hey1 gene encoding hairy/enhancer-of-split related with YRPW motif protein 1, giving the protein MKRNHDFSSSDSELDENIEVEKESADENGNMSSPLGSASPATSTQVQARKRRRGIIEKRRRDRINNSLSELRRLVPSAYEKQGSAKLEKAEILQMTVDHLKMLHASGGKGYFDAHALAMDYRGLGFRECLAETARYLSIIEGLDSTDPLRVRLVSHLNNYASQREAHSGLSHLAWGSAFGSPAAHLTHPLLLQHQQAAPLPRSATSSPQTPVSSTSNSSASPSSSSPSSTSVAETHIPGRRNGSATPHSDQGPILVPSTTAAPTTVLHPALVPTSASKLSPPLLSSLSAFPFPFSAFPIISPTTTISPPAPASSVGKPYRPWGMEIGAF; this is encoded by the exons atgaaaaggaatcACGATTTTAGCTCCTCGGACAGTGAGCTGGATGAAAACAtcgaggtggagaaggagagcGCGGATGAAAATGG GAATATGAGCTCTCCTCTCGGCTCCGCGTCTCCAGCAACATCCACTCAGGTGCAGGCGAGGAAACGGCGCCGAGGA ATAATTGAGAAACGGCGCCGCGACAGGATCAACAACAGCCTGAGCGAGCTCCGCAGGCTGGTTCCCAGCGCCTATGAGAAACAG GGCTCAGCCAAACTGGAGAAAGCAGAGATTTTGCAGATGACCGTCGACCACCTGAAGATGCTTCATGCATCAGGAGGCAAAG GTTACTTTGATGCCCATGCTCTTGCGATGGACTACCGTGGTTTGGGTTTCAGGGAGTGCCTGGCTGAGACGGCCCGCTATCTGAGCATAATCGAAGGCTTGGACAGCACAGACCCTCTGCGGGTTCGCCTGGTTTCTCACCTTAACAACTACGCCAGTCAGAGAGAGGCTCATTCTGGCCTCAGCCACCTGGCCTGGGGCTCTGCGTTTGGATCCCCTGCTGCTCACCTGACCCACCcactcctcctccagcaccagCAGGCTGCACCTTTACCCCGCAGCGCCACCAGCAGCCCACAAACTCCTGTGTCATCTACGTCCAACTCATCcgcctctccctcctcttcatcgCCGTCATCCACGTCAGTTGCAGAGACTCACATCCCAGGCAGGCGTAATGGCAGCGCCACCCCACACTCAGATCAAGGCCCCATCCTGGTCCCCTCCACCACTGCCGCTCCCACCACCGTCCTCCACCCCGCCTTGGTCCCGACATCAGCGTCCAagctctcccctcctctcctctcatcccTCTCGGCGTTCCCTTTCCCCTTCAGCGCCTTCCCCATCAtctcccccaccaccaccatcagccCCCCAGCTCCAGCATCCAGTGTGGGCAAACCCTACAGACCCTGGGGTATGGAGATAGGAGCTTTCTGA
- the stmn2b gene encoding stathmin-2b has protein sequence MAKIATAYKEKMKEISVLSLICSCLYPESRKNIMGDFEDMDIKPINKRASGQAFEVILKPPSPVSDVAHCVTSPPKRDISLEDIQKKLEAAEDRRRSQEAQVLRALAEKREHERDVLLKAMEENSTFSRMAEEKLQVKMEQSEENRQAYLTAMVYRLQERERHAQEVRKNKELREELTA, from the exons ATGGCTAAGATCGCAACTG CTTACAAAGAGAAGATGAAGGAGATTTCAGTTCTCTCACTCATCTGCTCTTGTCTCTACCCCGAGAGCCGCAAAAACATCATGGGTGACTTTGAAG ATATGGACATCAAACCCATTAACAAGCGAGCCTCAGGCCAGGCCTTTGAGGTCATCCTGAAGCCGCCCTCCCCGGTGTCTGATGTTGCCCACTGCGTTACTAGCCCCCCAAAGAGGGACATTTCCCTGGAGGACATCCAGAAGAAACTGGAGGCAGCTGAGGACCGGAGGAGA TCCCAGGAGGCACAGGTTCTCCGGGCCCTGGCTGAGAAGCGGGAGCATGAGAGGGATGTGCTGCTGAAGGCCATGGAGGAGAACAGCACTTTCAGCCGCATGGCCGAGGAGAAGCTCCAGGTCAAGATGGAGCAGAGTGAGGAGAACCGGCAGGCCTATCTGACCGCCATGGTATACCGCCTGCAGGAGAGG GAGAGGCACGCTCAGGAGGTGCGCAAGAACAAGGAGTTGAGAGAAGAACTGACAGCATGA